The nucleotide sequence TCAATCTGATGCTTTTTATTGTCGGACATCCGATTATCCGAAAAAAAGTTTCAAATAAAAACCATATTTTATTCGACAATAAACAAAACAACAATATCTGCTCTCGtgctataaaaaatttaaaatgaatcaaaGAATCACATTCACAGCGGTTGTCCTCTCTTTTCTCTCAGGCAATGGAACACTCTGGAGGCAGGCCCTGAGGGAACCTCTTGAGGTCACTGCAGTAGTTGTAGATCATATAATTCTGTTGAACCCATTTCATCCTCTCTTGGGCTGTTGAATCCACCTCTTGGTTCCACCATCCGCCATTGTTGGAAGCTGCATTAGAAGCACACTTGGAGGTACCACTAGCTGGAACACAAGCGTCGGCATTGAAGTTTCGGTATGATGCCACGAACGGTGCATTCGACCAATCAGTCTTGACGGCCCCGCCTCTAGTCGCCCAGTCATCAGCATTCCAGAGGCTGGAGTAGATCCTCATGGGTTGATTCTTAGGAAAAGCAATGCCTCTAGATTCCAGGTTCTTGAAGTCTCTAATTGGTGTGCCATCGACCATGAAGCTGGAAGAATGATTTAAGATTCATGCATGATGAGCAAGAGATTGATATATATATAGTGAGATAAAACTTAGCAGCATGCTGGATCAATTTTACTCACATGACATGTCTAGGATTCCAGAGGATGGAATAGGTGTGGAAGTCCATGGTGGGGTCAAACCAGAGCTTGAACTGCATCTCCCTGTTGCCTTTGCCCTGCGTGAACACATTGGTGTGGAGAGTGTAAGGGTCACCACTGAGGTTGCCCAGGAACTCAAAGTCAATCTCATCATGCGTTGGCCCTTCAGAAGATAACTgcatattcaaaatatatatgccCCATTAGCACATAATTATGCTTCAGAATGAACAAGTCTCCATATCGACGAGCTGAAAACTTACATAGTAGGTAGTGACGGTGCCAGCAGAGTTCCCAGGAACAAGCTTGATCTGCATGTCAATCTTGGCAAAGAGATACTCATTCTTGGTTCGAAAGCCAGACCCGGATGTCTTGTCGAGCGACAGAGTAAGGAGTTGGCCATTGTTGAGGATCTTTGCTCGTCCATCGCCCCACGTAATGTCACAGTCCTGGTAGAAGCTGCCAGCAGAGGCAATGACGAGGAGAGAACAAGCAACCGCCAGAAACAGGTAGCAGCTCTTCATGTTGATAGAGAATTAAGAAGCTGAGGATTGTGATATCAGATTACTAGAACTAGCTAACTCAATACGAAAATGAAATTGGGATTGGAGTGAGTATGAATGAGTCGATGGCTTTCCTTTCCTCTCCTTTTATAGGTGAAGAAGATCTATAGGAAAATGCGAGGAAATGAGCGATAGATTGCTTCAACGCGTTTTGATTAAAGAAATGGAAGGCGATCAAGCTCAGCTGTCTCCGAATGAACCATTGCCAGCTTTTGGCTTTTGACTGATGTTCGCGTATTGTATCTAATTTACAATAGACCTAAAAAGGGTAAATTTGCAAGAGATGTCAACATTAACCAACTCTGCTATACAattattatttcattatttttcatCCACTAACTTAATTACATACCCATTATTTCAAACACACTGAACCTGCGTAATTTCTATAACCATTAACTTTCATCACTAATTAAAATATACCAACTCATCTCAACCCATTAACACactaatattaaattttattaacaATAATAAAGACAAGAACTCATTAATTTAGTTCATAaaccttttttttatttatttacaggAATTGTTCGAAGGTGCCCTACGATTTTTGATGTAGTTAGAGTTTTGTTATGTTTTGTTGTCTTTAGTACGAGGTGTTTTCATAATACATCTGGTCTATTGATAATTCTTTTATCTGAGATAGAAGTCATAAGGTTATTTTTATATAGATTTGAACTTTCTTtatttagtgaaattttatttatttattattagatTGAAAAACTGGTTGGTGCCTTTTTtcagtttagaaaaaaaataaattaaaaactaatattCTATAATTTAACTGGCATTTTTTtcctcttctatctcttttcttttccttttctgtcataATAAATATTGAGGACTCGATAAATAATTTATCGAGGCCGGCCTAGGAGTGGGTGAACTTTACCACCTGTTAGTCATCGTGCCAGCTGTTAGTGGGGACCATGAAAGTGTAGAAGAGGAAGAACGTACGTGTCAGTTTTCTATTTGATCTCTTGCGATGTATTGGAAGACAATAGCGCCTTCTCCACGAGCAGTAAAGCTGGGTCGGACGTGCCTCGCTGGCATGCGGTACCGCCCGGAGAAAGCGCGTCTTGGCTTGCCCTCGGGTGGGCTTCCATTCTTGCCCGGTGATTCACAAATACAGTGGGGAAGGATCCATCGTAATCGACAGTAGTCGGGGATGGAAGATCTCAATAgaaatagtatatatatatatatatatcacggATTAATTTACGGTATTAGTTAAAGTTAAAATGGTCAATATCGATATTTACGAAAAGAGCCTCGGGCAAAAATGAATGTTTGGTTATCCAGATCGACAAAGGAGTGACCGAGTGGATCACCTGGCCGGTCAGACAAATGGACATCATGGGCCAGTCAGACGAATGGATAACTCGTAGTTTGTTGTTTCGATCGGCCAAAAAACGAGCCGCTCGGACCGCCCGTCCGGCAAGAAAGCGAGCCGCTCGGACCGCTCGTCCGACGCAAGAATGATACTACACAGGAGGagatgaaaaaataaaagagaacactccgtctattatcattaaatatgaagaagtcAAGACCAAGAAGAACACTTCATTTATCATTAATGCGCAGAAATCAAGAGAAAGAAACCTTTCTAtggtaattaatatcattaaataagggtAGATAAACGATcacaaagaaaagtataaaagtatacgTTAGGTATgagaaaaggaaagatttatctATTTCTGGACTACTCATTCTCTCTTCCTgattctaacttgagcgttggaggaccAACGTCAAGGACCCCTTCCTtagtttggttttgttttgcaggattgaGATCTTCATCCCGTCAGTAGTCACCCCATTCCCGACTTTCCAACTTActtcattcggacaggatcatttttggcaccgtctgtggaaaCGTGACCTGTATCCGaataagaagatggaagacgttaGGCGACTCACAACAGTGACGCTGACGCAAGATGATCTCGATGCACTAATACAAGCTCAAGCGACGAAAATATTGGAACAATAGCAACATAcattggccgatcggccaacgcATGAGCCTGCTGCATTTGCAGCAGGTCAACAGGctggaagagaaaaagaagatcGAGCGGATCAACTTTCCGCTCGGGAGCCAAATAGGAAACCGATCGGCTCCTATGGGAGCGCCCGTAATGCGCCAATCCCCTTCAACCGCACGCTATCATGGACTCCCCGGGAACAAAGAGGTCGAGCAGATAGAGActggggatcttct is from Zingiber officinale cultivar Zhangliang chromosome 7B, Zo_v1.1, whole genome shotgun sequence and encodes:
- the LOC122005114 gene encoding probable xyloglucan endotransglucosylase/hydrolase protein 23 encodes the protein MKSCYLFLAVACSLLVIASAGSFYQDCDITWGDGRAKILNNGQLLTLSLDKTSGSGFRTKNEYLFAKIDMQIKLVPGNSAGTVTTYYLSSEGPTHDEIDFEFLGNLSGDPYTLHTNVFTQGKGNREMQFKLWFDPTMDFHTYSILWNPRHVIFMVDGTPIRDFKNLESRGIAFPKNQPMRIYSSLWNADDWATRGGAVKTDWSNAPFVASYRNFNADACVPASGTSKCASNAASNNGGWWNQEVDSTAQERMKWVQQNYMIYNYCSDLKRFPQGLPPECSIA